In a single window of the Subtercola sp. PAMC28395 genome:
- a CDS encoding maleylpyruvate isomerase N-terminal domain-containing protein yields MVNVARFHQSAAAFVDLVSRIDDSQWELPGLGSWSVRSLVGHTTRAILTVETYLGHDDPGRIGLATAEEYFSVIYADFTEPAAVEARGVEAGLWLGEHPVQKISDALARAESSIAEAPTGRVVAIAGHGITLSEYLRTRVFELVVHSLDIGRAVEQPHGQPISCVVEAASLAARIGARAGSGDEILLALTGREALPPGFSVL; encoded by the coding sequence ATGGTCAATGTCGCGAGGTTTCACCAGTCGGCGGCCGCGTTCGTCGATCTCGTCTCGCGAATCGACGACTCGCAATGGGAACTGCCCGGCCTCGGGTCGTGGTCGGTGCGGTCACTCGTCGGGCACACGACCAGGGCCATCCTCACCGTCGAGACGTACCTCGGGCACGATGATCCGGGCCGCATCGGGCTCGCCACCGCCGAGGAGTACTTCAGCGTGATCTACGCAGACTTCACCGAGCCCGCGGCGGTCGAAGCACGGGGCGTCGAGGCGGGGCTGTGGCTGGGCGAGCATCCGGTGCAGAAGATCTCGGATGCCCTGGCCAGGGCAGAATCGAGCATTGCCGAGGCTCCGACCGGCCGGGTCGTGGCCATCGCCGGCCACGGGATCACGCTGAGCGAATACCTCCGCACGCGCGTGTTCGAGCTTGTCGTGCACTCGCTCGACATCGGAAGGGCGGTGGAGCAGCCACATGGGCAGCCGATCAGCTGTGTCGTCGAGGCGGCCTCCCTGGCCGCACGCATCGGCGCCCGGGCCGGCTCCGGTGACGAGATCCTGCTCGCGCTCACCGGCCGCGAAGCTCTGCCGCCGGGCTTCTCGGTGTTGTGA
- a CDS encoding organic hydroperoxide resistance protein, with amino-acid sequence MEALYTAIAHASGGGRDGHVRSEDDRLDFDTRPPVEMGGSGEGTNPEQLFAAGYAACFLSALHVVGRRLGVDTSDSGVSASVSIGSDGNGGFGLAVELDVYIPGASPEEARAAADAAHEVCPYSNATRGNIDVVITIVE; translated from the coding sequence ATGGAAGCCCTCTACACAGCAATTGCCCACGCATCAGGCGGAGGCCGCGACGGCCACGTTCGAAGCGAAGACGACCGACTCGACTTCGACACCCGCCCTCCGGTCGAGATGGGTGGCAGCGGGGAGGGAACGAACCCCGAACAGCTCTTCGCTGCGGGCTACGCCGCCTGCTTCCTGAGTGCCCTGCACGTGGTCGGCAGGCGCCTCGGCGTCGACACGAGCGATTCCGGCGTCTCCGCCAGTGTGAGCATCGGCAGCGACGGCAACGGCGGGTTCGGGCTGGCTGTCGAGCTCGACGTCTACATTCCCGGAGCGTCGCCAGAAGAAGCCAGGGCGGCAGCGGATGCTGCGCACGAAGTGTGCCCGTACTCCAACGCCACGCGGGGCAACATCGACGTGGTGATCACGATCGTCGAGTAG
- a CDS encoding DMT family transporter yields MTEAAPPAPDPSSQLTAENPRRGVSVLVQFIAMGLVWGGSFLFMKVALIGVGFGQVAWARLVFGAVTLGLIVLIGRYRLPRDPVVWLHFFVIGTVGSAIPFLLFAWAEQYVSSSLASIYNAVTPITTALMATLAFRVERLNRGQVLGVIIGIIGTVVIIGPWGYATLSGDLVGQLACLGAALCYGFSLSYTRRFLSGRSIAGVPFAFMQVGMGALVLLALTPVVALSPVNLSGPIVLSLVALGALGTGLVYVWNINVLRAWGPTSASTVTYITPVVGVILGILVLGETFTVNEPIGAALVLLGILLTQKRIRLWAATSARLRT; encoded by the coding sequence GTGACTGAAGCTGCTCCACCCGCACCTGACCCATCTTCGCAACTCACCGCAGAGAACCCACGACGCGGCGTCTCGGTGCTGGTGCAGTTCATCGCGATGGGGCTCGTCTGGGGCGGCAGCTTTCTGTTCATGAAGGTTGCCCTCATCGGCGTGGGTTTCGGGCAGGTCGCCTGGGCGCGCCTGGTCTTCGGCGCGGTGACGCTCGGTCTCATCGTGCTCATCGGCCGCTACCGGCTGCCTCGCGACCCGGTCGTGTGGCTGCACTTCTTCGTGATCGGCACCGTGGGGTCGGCCATCCCGTTCCTGCTCTTCGCCTGGGCCGAGCAGTATGTATCGTCGAGCCTGGCGAGCATCTACAACGCCGTGACACCGATCACGACGGCTCTGATGGCAACCCTCGCCTTCCGGGTCGAACGCTTGAACCGTGGTCAAGTTCTGGGCGTGATCATCGGAATCATCGGCACTGTGGTGATCATCGGGCCGTGGGGGTATGCAACCCTCTCGGGTGATCTCGTCGGGCAGCTCGCCTGCCTCGGAGCCGCGCTCTGCTACGGATTCTCGCTGAGCTACACCCGGCGGTTCCTGAGTGGCCGGTCGATTGCCGGGGTGCCGTTCGCCTTCATGCAGGTCGGCATGGGTGCGCTGGTGCTGCTTGCCCTCACGCCGGTTGTGGCGCTCTCGCCGGTGAACCTCTCGGGGCCGATCGTGCTGTCGCTGGTGGCGCTCGGCGCGCTCGGCACCGGCCTGGTCTACGTCTGGAACATCAACGTGCTCCGTGCCTGGGGCCCGACGTCAGCGTCGACCGTCACCTACATCACGCCGGTCGTCGGTGTGATCCTCGGCATTCTGGTGCTGGGTGAGACGTTCACCGTGAACGAACCGATCGGGGCTGCGCTGGTGCTGCTGGGCATCCTGCTCACCCAGAAGCGCATCAGACTCTGGGCTGCCACCAGCGCGCGTCTGCGTACCTAA
- a CDS encoding chorismate mutase, producing MDEHGHAPHDDPTAGTVDALERLQSIRESIDNVDAALIHMLAERFKFTQDVGRLKAAHGLPPADLERESRQIKRLRGLAEEAHLDPEFAEKFLNFIVAEVIHHHESIRALEL from the coding sequence ATGGATGAGCACGGCCACGCGCCACACGACGACCCGACTGCAGGCACTGTCGATGCGCTCGAACGGCTGCAGAGCATCCGTGAAAGCATAGACAACGTCGACGCGGCGCTGATCCACATGCTGGCCGAGCGGTTCAAGTTCACGCAGGATGTCGGGCGGCTGAAGGCGGCGCATGGGTTGCCGCCAGCCGACCTCGAACGCGAGTCGCGCCAGATCAAGCGGTTGCGTGGACTCGCCGAAGAAGCGCACCTCGACCCGGAGTTCGCCGAGAAGTTCCTCAACTTCATCGTCGCGGAGGTCATCCACCACCACGAGTCGATCCGCGCGCTGGAGCTTTAG